The following nucleotide sequence is from Mycobacterium sp. Z3061.
TTCCGGCTGAGCAGGGCAACGTCGAGTCGCTCTTCATCCGGACCTACGGCTGGGGTGCGGATATCCAGAACCCTGAGCCCGATTGGGCGCGCACACCCGGGCAGAAGTACACCTGGCTGCGGGAAACTCGCCCGTTGGTCGATGCCGAACCGATGACCGCCTTCACCCGCGCGGCCATGGCCGGTGACATCACGGCCTCCATCGCCAACTGGGGCGATCGGGGACCGCAATTCATCAACGTCGATTACACCCTCACGCTCAGCAGGCTGCCCGACGGCCCGTACCTCGGCCTGGCGTCGCTGACCCACTACAGTGACGGCGGAGTGGCGACGGGTTCAGCGGTGCTGGTCGACGCCGGCGGTCCGATCGGCAACTGCGTATCG
It contains:
- a CDS encoding acyl-CoA thioesterase domain-containing protein; translated protein: MPNEIARGGWGPSLSGHVVGGLLGWAAEQLVDDPQFQPARLTIDLPRPAALEPVEVRTRVRQDRRRLRLVEMVLLQDRNPVAQASALFLRRGPQPDGQVWSQPVQMPPLPAEQGNVESLFIRTYGWGADIQNPEPDWARTPGQKYTWLRETRPLVDAEPMTAFTRAAMAGDITASIANWGDRGPQFINVDYTLTLSRLPDGPYLGLASLTHYSDGGVATGSAVLVDAGGPIGNCVSVAIAQTGFLAPPKTVAAE